The Dictyoglomus sp. sequence TAATTAGTTCTAATATACAACAAATTATATCCCTATTAATTCAATTTAAATTCAATATATAATAAAAACATGAGCGACTACGATAATAAAAAAGAAAAATTAAAGCAATATCTTTTTGTTTATGGTTCTCTTCTTTCTCACAATTCTAGGAATTATCTTTTAAAAGATTCTAAATTTATTGGAAAAGCTATTCTAGAGAATTATGGTTTATACAAAATCTCTTGGTACCCCGGAATTGTCTCTAAAGAGGGATCAAAAGTAGTAGGAGAAGTATATGAAGTAGATGATGTTACTCTTGAAAAAATTGATAATTTTGAAGGAGAGGGAGAATTATATAAGAGAGAAAGAGTTATTGTAAATCTTGAAAAAGGGGAAAAAATAGAAGCTTGGACTTATGTTTACCTAAATGAAGTAAAGGAAGAAAATTTTATACCCTTTGAAAACCAACCCTGGAGAGATTAAATTAACAAATCCATCAAATAATAATCCAAAAGGTCTAATTCTGACCCCTTTAAATTTTAAAATTCTAAAA is a genomic window containing:
- a CDS encoding gamma-glutamylcyclotransferase, which translates into the protein MSDYDNKKEKLKQYLFVYGSLLSHNSRNYLLKDSKFIGKAILENYGLYKISWYPGIVSKEGSKVVGEVYEVDDVTLEKIDNFEGEGELYKRERVIVNLEKGEKIEAWTYVYLNEVKEENFIPFENQPWRD